From a region of the Lentilactobacillus curieae genome:
- a CDS encoding ABC transporter substrate-binding protein: MKRLLMVAGAIILICLGLAYGSNELQKSAGDTGSKVLNLYNWGDYIDPALISKFQKETGYHVNVETFDSNEAMYTKVQQGGTNYDITVPSDYMVGKMKESHLLLPLNKTRLTGMDNYGQAYLNKSFDRGNKYSLPYFWGTLGIIYNDKYVKPCEVQHWNQLWNKKFKNQLMLIDSARDIMGMTLISQGHSVNTTNNQELLAAKKKLIRLAPNVKAVVADEIKMYMADGEAPLAVDWSGEAAEMMSQNSHLHYIVPTEGSNMWFDNLVIPKTAKHFTAIYKFLNFMSRPENAAQNAEYIGYSTPNTAAYKLLPKSIRDDKQFYPDQQVIKRLQVYKNLSQQKVEQYNDLYLEFKMHH; the protein is encoded by the coding sequence ATGAAACGATTATTGATGGTCGCCGGAGCCATTATCCTCATTTGCTTGGGGTTAGCTTACGGTAGTAACGAATTACAAAAATCTGCTGGGGACACCGGTAGCAAAGTCCTTAACCTCTACAACTGGGGTGACTATATTGACCCTGCATTGATTTCCAAGTTTCAAAAAGAAACCGGTTATCACGTTAACGTTGAAACGTTTGATAGTAACGAAGCCATGTACACCAAGGTGCAGCAAGGCGGTACCAACTACGACATCACGGTACCTAGTGACTATATGGTCGGCAAAATGAAGGAAAGCCATCTACTGTTGCCTCTAAATAAGACTAGATTAACTGGTATGGACAACTATGGTCAGGCCTACCTTAACAAGAGTTTCGATCGCGGTAACAAGTATTCCCTTCCCTACTTCTGGGGAACGTTAGGAATTATTTATAACGATAAATATGTTAAACCTTGCGAGGTCCAACATTGGAACCAGTTATGGAACAAAAAATTTAAAAACCAATTGATGCTGATTGATTCTGCACGAGATATTATGGGAATGACTTTGATTTCACAGGGACACTCTGTAAATACGACAAATAACCAAGAATTACTTGCAGCGAAGAAAAAATTAATTCGGTTAGCACCAAACGTAAAGGCAGTCGTCGCTGATGAAATTAAAATGTACATGGCTGACGGAGAAGCACCATTGGCCGTGGACTGGTCTGGTGAAGCTGCTGAAATGATGAGTCAGAATTCTCACCTGCACTACATCGTTCCAACTGAGGGAAGTAACATGTGGTTTGATAACTTAGTAATTCCCAAGACGGCTAAACACTTCACCGCAATCTACAAGTTTCTTAACTTCATGTCACGTCCGGAAAATGCGGCGCAGAATGCTGAGTATATTGGTTACTCAACACCAAACACAGCCGCTTATAAATTGTTACCCAAGTCCATTAGAGACGATAAACAATTTTATCCAGACCA